A region from the Triticum urartu cultivar G1812 chromosome 1, Tu2.1, whole genome shotgun sequence genome encodes:
- the LOC125507519 gene encoding uncharacterized protein LOC125507519 isoform X2 codes for MDPLPPSPVNWDSLDALVLDFVRSDRLIAPPASPSPPSSPSSSTTTATSSSPSTSTSSSYCSRILIRRARRALEAGDVDAALALLRAHAPAALLDHRLLFHLHKQRFVELVRRGTEADREAALDCLRTALAPCALDAYPEAYEEFKHILLVLIYDQDDQSSPVVNEWSIKRRFELAGLLSSILRAHLQAYDPILSMSLRYLISIHKVFCSRQGVSSPISDLTERLLFEDRDPPAVTQECSVEAPPFDEVDVQALAHAVELTRQGAIDSLKFAKGDLYQAFQNELCRMKMDLSLLDKLVHEYCIYRGIVQGCSHALPGTADMQCSQNIDVSFINNQGANNEAQLDCESAGKQDGGCCTSDITHHDSWSKRLRRVRSSTSGQGRRKRWRGRADDLNYAFETPVDANRDTLSPAFDMDEDVVIGEHDSVLDTGLSDTRNMQDQKYEVILEMRDLTRKGMASKVVDEINSIDPDFFSQNPILLFQLKQVEFLKLVAGGDHVAALKVASAHLGPLAASNQALLKPLKETLVTLIQLNEDVLTKAVSLPVLASSLQLAISRRLGIEEPQLMKIVRTTLHTHTEWFKLQMCKDRFDHFLKIDSLKEIDPPVSRTMSKVLTDECGNGSSQITTCSSGKVLDEGSSPQESSEVVCDESAILKVMEFLALPRADAIQLLIQYSGNAETVIQQIFS; via the exons ATGGACCCGCTGCCCCCTTCGCCGGTGAACTGGGACTCGCTCGACGCTCTCGTGCTCGACTTCGTCAGATCCGATCGCCTCATCGCCCCTCCCGCCTCCCCATCGCCGCCCTCATCCCcatcctcctccaccaccaccgccacctcCTCATCCCCATCCACCTCGACCTCCTCGTCGTACTGCTCGCGCATCCTCATCCGCCGGGCCCGTCGCGCGCTCGAGGCTGGCGACGTCGACGCCGCCCTCGCGCTCCTCCGAGCTCACGCCCCTGCCGCGTTACTCGACCACCGCCTTCTCTTTCATCTACACAAGCAG AGATTCGTGGAGCTGGTGAGGCGGGGTACGGAGGCAGACAGGGAGGCGGCGCTCGACTGTCTCCGCACAGCTCTCGCACCCTGTGCTCTCGACGCTTACCCT GAAGCTTACGAGGAATTCAAACATATACTGCTGGTTTTAATATATGACCAAGATGATCAATCTTCCCCAGTCGTCAATGAG TGGTCTATAAAGAGGAGATTTGAACTTGCTGGGTTGCTATCATCCATATTAAGAGCTCATTTACAAGCTTATGATCCTATTCTCTCAATGTCCTTAAGATACTTAATAAG CATTCACAAAGTATTCTGCTCGCGCCAAGGAGTTTCATCACCTATATCTGATCTAACTGAGCGGCTACTCTTCGAGGACCGTGATCCGCCTGCAGTTACCCAGGAATGTTCAGTAGAAGCACCACCATTTGACGAG GTTGATGTTCAAGCCCTAGCACATGCGGTTGAGTTGACAAGACAAGGCGCTATCGACAGCTTGAAGTTTGCAAAAGGAGATTTGTATCAAGCATTTCAG AACGAACTGTGCCGAATGAAGATGGACCTGTCACTTCTGGATAAACTTGTACATGAGTACTGTATATACAGGGGAATTGTTCAAGGCTGTTCTCATGCCCTTCCTG GAACTGCTGACATGCAATGCAGTCAAAACATTGATGTTAGTTTCATAAATAATCAAGGAGCCAACAATGAAGCACAGCTTGATTGTGAATCGGCTGGCAAGCAGGATGGCGGTTGTTGCACCAGTGATATTACCCATCATGATTCCTGGTCGAAGAGATTACGAAGGGTTAGAAGCAGTACATCAGGGCAGGGAAGGCGAAAGAGATGGAGAGGTCGAGCAGATGATCTTAATTATGCTTTTGAGACTCCAGTTGATGCAAATCGTGATACCTTGTCTCCTGCCTTTGACATGGACGAAGATGTTGTAATAGGAGAACAT GACTCTGTGTTAGATACTGGTTTGTCTGATACTAGGAATATGCAAGATCAGAAGTATGAGGTTATTTTAGAGATGAGGGACCTCACACGCAAAGGAATGGCTTCCAAAGTTGTGGATGAAATAAACAGCATAGATCCTGATTTCTTTTCGCAAAACCCTATTCTTCTGTTTCAGCTAAAACAG GTTGAATTTCTTAAGCTAGTAGCTGGCGGTGATCATGTAGCTGCTCTCAAGGTTGCATCTGCGCACCTGGGACCTCTTGCTGCCAGTAACCAAGCTTTACTGAAGCCTTTGAAGGAAACTTTGGTAACACTGATTCAACTCAATGAGGATGTACTCACAAAAGCAGTATCGTTGCCTGTTCTTGCAAGTTCTCTGCAG CTTGCGATAAGCAGGAGGCTTGGTATTGAAGAACCTCAACTGATGAAGATAGTCAGGACAACACTTCACACACACACCGAATGGTTTAAGCTTCAGATGTGCAAGGACCGTTTTGATCATTTTTTGAAGATTGATTCTCTAAAAGAGATTGATCCACCTGTGAGTCGCACTATGTCCAAGGTTCTTACAGATGAATGTGGAAATGGATCTTCTCAGATCACAACATGCTCAAGTGGCAAGGTGCTGGATGAAGGTAGTAGCCCTCAGGAGTCATCGGAAGTTGTCTGCGATGAAAGCGCTATACTCAAAGTTATG
- the LOC125507519 gene encoding uncharacterized protein LOC125507519 isoform X1, translating to MTPRLSPINKKKKRKKTYQFVFVTRRHPTLLPSTDFIISTSQSHPSPLAPRHRHLLAGDGPAAPFAGELGLARRSRARLRQIRSPHRPSRLPIAALIPILLHHHRHLLIPIHLDLLVVLLAHPHPPGPSRARGWRRRRRPRAPPSSRPCRVTRPPPSLSSTQAEIRGAGEAGYGGRQGGGARLSPHSSRTLCSRRLPSYEEFKHILLVLIYDQDDQSSPVVNEWSIKRRFELAGLLSSILRAHLQAYDPILSMSLRYLISIHKVFCSRQGVSSPISDLTERLLFEDRDPPAVTQECSVEAPPFDEVDVQALAHAVELTRQGAIDSLKFAKGDLYQAFQNELCRMKMDLSLLDKLVHEYCIYRGIVQGCSHALPGTADMQCSQNIDVSFINNQGANNEAQLDCESAGKQDGGCCTSDITHHDSWSKRLRRVRSSTSGQGRRKRWRGRADDLNYAFETPVDANRDTLSPAFDMDEDVVIGEHDSVLDTGLSDTRNMQDQKYEVILEMRDLTRKGMASKVVDEINSIDPDFFSQNPILLFQLKQVEFLKLVAGGDHVAALKVASAHLGPLAASNQALLKPLKETLVTLIQLNEDVLTKAVSLPVLASSLQLAISRRLGIEEPQLMKIVRTTLHTHTEWFKLQMCKDRFDHFLKIDSLKEIDPPVSRTMSKVLTDECGNGSSQITTCSSGKVLDEGSSPQESSEVVCDESAILKVMEFLALPRADAIQLLIQYSGNAETVIQQIFS from the exons ATGACACCAAGATTGTCACCGATTaataagaaaaaaaaaagaaaaaaaacctaTCAGTTCGTTTTCGTTACACGTAGGCACCCGACCCTGCTACCTTCCACCGACTTCATCATCTCAACTTCCCAATCCCACCCGTCCCCCCTAGCCCCCCGCCACCGCCATCTCCTCGCCGGCGATGGACCCGCTGCCCCCTTCGCCGGTGAACTGGGACTCGCTCGACGCTCTCGTGCTCGACTTCGTCAGATCCGATCGCCTCATCGCCCCTCCCGCCTCCCCATCGCCGCCCTCATCCCcatcctcctccaccaccaccgccacctcCTCATCCCCATCCACCTCGACCTCCTCGTCGTACTGCTCGCGCATCCTCATCCGCCGGGCCCGTCGCGCGCTCGAGGCTGGCGACGTCGACGCCGCCCTCGCGCTCCTCCGAGCTCACGCCCCTGCCGCGTTACTCGACCACCGCCTTCTCTTTCATCTACACAAGCAG AGATTCGTGGAGCTGGTGAGGCGGGGTACGGAGGCAGACAGGGAGGCGGCGCTCGACTGTCTCCGCACAGCTCTCGCACCCTGTGCTCTCGACGCTTACCCT CTTACGAGGAATTCAAACATATACTGCTGGTTTTAATATATGACCAAGATGATCAATCTTCCCCAGTCGTCAATGAG TGGTCTATAAAGAGGAGATTTGAACTTGCTGGGTTGCTATCATCCATATTAAGAGCTCATTTACAAGCTTATGATCCTATTCTCTCAATGTCCTTAAGATACTTAATAAG CATTCACAAAGTATTCTGCTCGCGCCAAGGAGTTTCATCACCTATATCTGATCTAACTGAGCGGCTACTCTTCGAGGACCGTGATCCGCCTGCAGTTACCCAGGAATGTTCAGTAGAAGCACCACCATTTGACGAG GTTGATGTTCAAGCCCTAGCACATGCGGTTGAGTTGACAAGACAAGGCGCTATCGACAGCTTGAAGTTTGCAAAAGGAGATTTGTATCAAGCATTTCAG AACGAACTGTGCCGAATGAAGATGGACCTGTCACTTCTGGATAAACTTGTACATGAGTACTGTATATACAGGGGAATTGTTCAAGGCTGTTCTCATGCCCTTCCTG GAACTGCTGACATGCAATGCAGTCAAAACATTGATGTTAGTTTCATAAATAATCAAGGAGCCAACAATGAAGCACAGCTTGATTGTGAATCGGCTGGCAAGCAGGATGGCGGTTGTTGCACCAGTGATATTACCCATCATGATTCCTGGTCGAAGAGATTACGAAGGGTTAGAAGCAGTACATCAGGGCAGGGAAGGCGAAAGAGATGGAGAGGTCGAGCAGATGATCTTAATTATGCTTTTGAGACTCCAGTTGATGCAAATCGTGATACCTTGTCTCCTGCCTTTGACATGGACGAAGATGTTGTAATAGGAGAACAT GACTCTGTGTTAGATACTGGTTTGTCTGATACTAGGAATATGCAAGATCAGAAGTATGAGGTTATTTTAGAGATGAGGGACCTCACACGCAAAGGAATGGCTTCCAAAGTTGTGGATGAAATAAACAGCATAGATCCTGATTTCTTTTCGCAAAACCCTATTCTTCTGTTTCAGCTAAAACAG GTTGAATTTCTTAAGCTAGTAGCTGGCGGTGATCATGTAGCTGCTCTCAAGGTTGCATCTGCGCACCTGGGACCTCTTGCTGCCAGTAACCAAGCTTTACTGAAGCCTTTGAAGGAAACTTTGGTAACACTGATTCAACTCAATGAGGATGTACTCACAAAAGCAGTATCGTTGCCTGTTCTTGCAAGTTCTCTGCAG CTTGCGATAAGCAGGAGGCTTGGTATTGAAGAACCTCAACTGATGAAGATAGTCAGGACAACACTTCACACACACACCGAATGGTTTAAGCTTCAGATGTGCAAGGACCGTTTTGATCATTTTTTGAAGATTGATTCTCTAAAAGAGATTGATCCACCTGTGAGTCGCACTATGTCCAAGGTTCTTACAGATGAATGTGGAAATGGATCTTCTCAGATCACAACATGCTCAAGTGGCAAGGTGCTGGATGAAGGTAGTAGCCCTCAGGAGTCATCGGAAGTTGTCTGCGATGAAAGCGCTATACTCAAAGTTATG